A window of the Mustelus asterias unplaced genomic scaffold, sMusAst1.hap1.1 HAP1_SCAFFOLD_369, whole genome shotgun sequence genome harbors these coding sequences:
- the LOC144486492 gene encoding uncharacterized protein LOC144486492 yields the protein MKRKSWRRWSRGTGRRFPDGPGWDLARQAPLPSASQGSTVPDCSSVPVSINQQGLSWAEGEGSMAVEQLEYGGPPPGEPEELFAGLPDWECEFVPAVSLPQDTGEEDGSLRPDDELFICSVCGHGVTGAFPFDQHQQVHANYHCATCGKAFSRSSNLSRHQKLHRQQPSFTCPRCGKSFHQASDLERHRLVHTGERWHRCGECGKTFTQSSNLARHRRIHSGERPFACAVCGKDFNRLSSLQQHRRIHTGERPFHCSLCGKGFNQSSNLARHQHIHSNHRLYGQPFTEASALHSHQTPGDRDTAP from the coding sequence ATGAAGCGGAAGTCCTGGCGGAGGTGGAGCCGGGGAACAGGCCGGAGATTCCCAGATGGCCCAGGTTGGGATTTGGCTCGTCAGGCTCCACTCCCGTCAGCTTCACAGGGATCCACGGTTCCGGATTGTTCTTCCGTCCCGGTGTCCATTAACCAGCAGGGGCTGTcctgggcggagggggaggggtcaatgGCAGTGGAGCAGCTGGAATACGGGGGTCCACCCCCGGGGGAGCCGGAGGAACTGTTTGCCGGTTTGCCGGACTGGGAGTGTGAGTTTGTGCCAGCGGTGAGTTTACCTCAGGATACTGGCGAGGAGGACGGCTCTCTGAGGCCGGATGATGAACtcttcatctgctccgtgtgtggtcaCGGTGTCACCGGGGCCTTTCCCTTTGAtcaacaccagcaggttcacgccaattaccactgcgccacctgcGGCAAAGCCTTTAGCCGCTCATCGAACCTGTCCCGGCACCAGAAACTTCACCGGCAGCAGCCCTCGTTCACCTGTCCTCGCTGCGGTAAGTCCTTCCACCAGGCGTCAGACCTGGAGCGGCATCGTCTGGTACACACCGGCGAGCGATGGCACAGGTGTGGCGAGTGTGGCAAGACTTTCACCCAGTCGTCCAACCTGGCACGGCACCGTCGGATCCACTCGGGCGAAAGGCCCTTTGCGTGTGCTGTCTGCGGTAAGGACTTTAACCGGCTGTCCAGCCTGCAACAACACCGGCGTATCCACACTGGCGAGAGACCATTCCACTGTTCGCTCTGTGGCAAAGGTTTTAACCAGTCCTCCAACCTGGCTCGGCACCAACACATCCACAGCAACCACAGACTCTACGGACAGCCCTTTACTGAAGCTTCGGCGCTACACTCACACCAAACGCCAGGGGACAGAGATACGGCACCCTGA